In one Juglans regia cultivar Chandler chromosome 11, Walnut 2.0, whole genome shotgun sequence genomic region, the following are encoded:
- the LOC109007325 gene encoding F-box protein CPR1-like, which yields MAMARTVMTLSEDMIVEILLRLPVKILARFRCVSKHWRSLISDPQFAKRHFKRASEHTQKILLSTPSTLGFIEIDAPFWDASAVRDLFFRFKQRGRAVKTVGSCNGLVCVALYNHKDFYIWNPSTEAHRKLPDPEVSPDGGTYKYGFGYDSSSGDYKVLVASYVARNPGHFLGSEGKLFSLKGNSWIRIQVLDNHIYLTTQAGILCNSALHWEVLLDEPYNCEMIVAFNLAEEKFVNVPYPPIPIEEYEEEEDIDICFGGLRNLGGRLCCTCYRTNFVELLVMMEYGV from the coding sequence ATGGCGATGGCAAGGACGGTGATGACTCTGTCCGAAGACATGATTGTGGAAATACTCCTGCGCTTGCCCGTCAAAATTTTGGCCCGGTTCAGGTGCGTTTCTAAACATTGGCGCTCTTTAATTTCCGATCCCCAATTTGCTAAAAGGCACTTCAAGCGAGCGTCAGAGCACACCCAAAAAATCCTACTATCGACCCCTTCTACACTTGGATTCATAGAGATTGATGCACCTTTCTGGGACGCTTCTGCGGTGAGAGATCTCTTTTTCCGATTCAAGCAACGGGGTCGTGCTGTTAAGACGGTGGGATCTTGCAATGGTCTGGTATGCGTTGCCCTATATAACCATAAGGATTTCTATATTTGGAATCCATCAACTGAAGCCCACAGGAAACTGCCTGACCCTGAAGTTTCACCCGATGGTGGGACGTACAAGTATGGCTTCGGCTATGATTCATCCTCTGGTGACTATAAGGTCCTTGTGGCCTCTTACGTTGCCAGGAATCCTGGTCATTTTCTTGGGTCTGAAGGCAAGCTTTTCTCGTTGAAAGGAAACTCCTGGATAAGAATTCAAGTCCTCGATAACCATATATATCTTACTACTCAAGCAGGGATCCTTTGCAATAGTGCTCTGCATTGGGAAGTCTTGTTGGACGAGCCTTATAATTGTGAAATGATCGTTGCGTTTAATTTAGCTGAGGAGAAATTCGTCAACGTTCCTTACCCTCCGATACCCATAGAAGAgtatgaagaggaagaagatataGACATATGTTTTGGTGGTTTGAGGAATCTTGGGGGACGTCTATGTTGTACATGTTATAGAACTAACTTCGTCGAGTTATTGGTAATGATGGAATATGGAGTGTAG
- the LOC109007326 gene encoding 1-aminocyclopropane-1-carboxylate synthase 3-like, which yields MSLLSRKAICNTHGQDSSYFLGWQEYEKNPFDEVQNPNGIIQMGLAENQLSFDLLESWLANNPDVAGFKRDGNSIFRELALFQDYHGLPSFKKALVEFMAEIRGNRVTFDPSRIVLTAGATSANETLMFCLAEAGEAFLLPTPYYPGFDRDLKWRTGAEIVPIHCTSSNGFRITASALEEAYQEAEKRNLRVKGVLVTNPSNPLGTTMTRSELNLLIKFITAKNIHLISDEIYSGTVFNSPGFVSVMEVLKDGDYDKTEVWNRVHIVYSLSKDLGLPGFRVGAIYSNDDMVVAAATKMSSFGLVSSQTQYLLSALLSDKKFTKNYISENQKRLRKRQRMLVMGLGKAGISWLESNNAGLFCWVDMRHLLHSNTFEEEMELWKKIVYDVGLNISPGSSCHCTEPGWFRVCFANMSEATLNLAMQRLKNFVVEYSTANGHKRLHHSPKNSKKKSLTQWVFRLSSRDRDRESDR from the exons atgagcctATTGTCTAGAAAGGCCATTTGCAACACTCACGGACAAGATTCATCGTACTTCCTAGGGTGGCAAGAATACGAGAAGAACCCCTTCGATGAGGTTCAGAATCCAAATGGGATAATTCAGATGGGTCTCGCAGAGAATCAG CTGTCCTTCGATCTTCTTGAATCGTGGCTTGCTAACAACCCGGACGTAGCTGGATTCAAGAGAGATGGAAACTCCATATTCAGAGAGCTTGCTCTCTTCCAAGATTATCATGGCCTCCCCTCTTTCaagaag GCATTGGTAGAATTCATGGCAGAAATCAGAGGCAACAGAGTGACCTTTGACCCCAGCCGCATAGTTCTCACCGCCGGCGCAACTTCAGCTAACGAGACACTCATGTTTTGCTTGGCTGAAGCTGGCGAAGCCTTTCTCCTTCCAACTCCATATTATCCTGG ATTTGATAGAGATCTCAAGTGGCGAACCGGAGCTGAGATTGTACCGATACACTGCACTAGCTCCAATGGCTTCCGGATTACTGCATCAGCTCTCGAAGAAGCCTACCAAGAAGCAGAAAAACGTAATCTAAGAGTCAAAGGCGTTTTGGTCACGAATCCATCAAATCCATTGGGAACAACCATGACTCGAAGTGAACTGAATCTCCTCATCAAATTCATTACCGCCAAAAACATCCATCTTATTAGCGACGAAATTTATTCCGGGACTGTTTTTAACTCCCCAGGCTTTGTAAGCGTCATGGAAGTTCTAAAGGACGGAGACTATGACAAAACCGAAGTCTGGAATCGAGTTCACATTGTTTACAGTCTTTCGAAGGACCTAGGCCTGCCTGGTTTTCGCGTTGGAGCAATCTACTCCAACGACGACATGGTCGTTGCCGCGGCAACCAAAATGTCCAGCTTTGGCCTGGTTTCTTCCCAAACACAATACCTTCTTTCCGCATTGCTTTCGGACAAGAAATTCACGAAAAACTACATCTCCGAGAACCAAAAAAGGCTTAGAAAACGACAGAGAATGCTCGTCATGGGTCTTGGAAAAGCCGGTATTAGCTGGCTTGAGAGCAATAATGCAGGTCTATTTTGTTGGGTAGACATGAGACACCTGTTGCACTCCAACACATTCGAAGAAGAAATGGAGCTTTGGAAGAAAATTGTTTACGATGTCGGGTTAAACATCTCTCCGGGATCGTCCTGCCACTGCACCGAACCTGGTTGGTTCCGTGTCTGCTTCGCCAACATGTCCGAAGCGACTTTGAACCTCGCCATGCAACGATTGAAGAACTTTGTAGTAGAATACTCCACCGCCAACGGCCACAAAAGATTACACCATTCTCCCAAGAACTCGAAAAAAAAGTCACTCACCCAGTGGGTTTTCCGGCTATCGTCTCGTGACCGTGACCGCGAGTCCGATCGATGA